CTCTGAGAGAGCCCGGAGAAGGAGGAGCTACAGCATGATCCGACCGTCATCTAAGCCCTGGAGGCTCGCGCTGCTCGCCTGCACGATGGCGCTGCTGGGAGCGGCTTGTGCTCCCGACCAGGCCACCGGCACGACGGCCACAGGCGACACCGGTGGTGAAGCGCTTGCGGGATCGATCGCGATCTCCGGATCGTCCACCGTGGAGCCGATCAGCGTGGCAGTTGCCGAGAAGTTCAACGCGGAGAACCCGAACGTAGAGGTGTCCGTCCAGGGCCCGGGTACCTCCGACGGATTCGAGCTCTTCTGCAACGGGGAAACGGATATCTCCGATGCCTCGCGTGCCATCAGCCAAGAAGAGATCGATGCGTGCAAGAAGAACGGGATCGAGGCCGTCGAGCTCAGGGTTGCCATCGACGGCCTGTCCGTCGTCACCTCGACCGAGAACGACTTCGCGCAGTGTCTCAGCTTCGGTGACCTCTGGGCCTTGCTTGGTCCAGAAGCGGAGGGCTTCGAGCAATGGTCGGACGCCAACGAGCTGGCGGCGCAGTACGACTCTCAGGCCGCCCCGTTCCCCGACCAACCGCTCAGGGTCACCGCTCCGGGTGAGGAGTCGGGGACCTACGGCTCGTTCATCGAGCTCGTCTTCGAGCCGTTCGTCGAGGAGCAGGGTTTGAAGGAATACGAGGAGGAGGTCGCTCCCCGACCGGATTACCAGGCTTCGGCGAACGACAACGTGATCGTCGAAGGCGTATCGGGTACGCCGTCGTCGCTCGGCTGGGTCGGTTATGCCTTCTACAAGGCGAACGAGGACAAGCTGAAGGCTCTGGAGGTGGATGGCGGCAACGGGTGCGTGGCTCCGACCCCGCAGGCCATCGCCAGCTTCGAGTACCCGATCAGCCGGCCGCTGTTCATCTACGTAAACAAGCAGAAGCTCGAGGAGAACCCCGCGACGCAGGCTTTCGTCGATTTCTATCTTTCGGATGAGGGGATAGCGTCGGCCGAGGAGGTCGGCTACATCCCGCTCGAGGAGTCCGAGTTGGAGGCGACGCGGACAACGTGGGAGTCTCAAGAGGTGATCACGGAAGCAGCTTCTTAAGCAGCCCGTTCAACAGACAGGGGAGGGGCCTTCGCCCCTCCCTGTT
The sequence above is drawn from the Actinomycetota bacterium genome and encodes:
- a CDS encoding PstS family phosphate ABC transporter substrate-binding protein, which codes for MIRPSSKPWRLALLACTMALLGAACAPDQATGTTATGDTGGEALAGSIAISGSSTVEPISVAVAEKFNAENPNVEVSVQGPGTSDGFELFCNGETDISDASRAISQEEIDACKKNGIEAVELRVAIDGLSVVTSTENDFAQCLSFGDLWALLGPEAEGFEQWSDANELAAQYDSQAAPFPDQPLRVTAPGEESGTYGSFIELVFEPFVEEQGLKEYEEEVAPRPDYQASANDNVIVEGVSGTPSSLGWVGYAFYKANEDKLKALEVDGGNGCVAPTPQAIASFEYPISRPLFIYVNKQKLEENPATQAFVDFYLSDEGIASAEEVGYIPLEESELEATRTTWESQEVITEAAS